In the genome of Raphanus sativus cultivar WK10039 unplaced genomic scaffold, ASM80110v3 Scaffold2216, whole genome shotgun sequence, the window TCATAAGCTTTGGACATATCTGTCTTAATAGCTATGAAATCTCCTCGACAGTTGGGGTTTGTCTTGAGTCCATGAATCATTTCATGCGCTATAAGAAGATTGTCAGATATTAGCCTTCCTGCCACAAAGGCTCCTTGAGTCGGAGATACAATCTGAGGGAGTATGACTTTAAGCCTATTGCTCAAGACATTGGATATGATCTTATATACCACAGAGCATAGACTAATCGGTCTCAGGTCCTTCATTTGTTTTGCATTTGATACCTTCGGTATCAGACATAGCTGCGTGTGATTCCAGTCCGTTGGCATCACTCCCGTGTGGAAAAACCTTTTTACTTCCCTTGTCACCTGATTTCCCGTGACATTCCAGTACTGTTGAAAGAAGTGCCCTGTCATGCCATCTATCCCGGAGCGCTATCACTTTTGATAGCCTTAACAGCCCTTCTGATCTCCACGTCTGAGATCTGTTTTGTCAGAGATGTGTTCATTCTGTCTGTGACTCTCCGTTGCATCCCTTCCAACAAAACATCAGCATTGCGTGACCCGGAAGAGCGGAACAAGTCATCAAAGTATCTGACTGCAATCTCtcctttcttctcctcctcatAATGTTCAGTGCCCGAATCATCCAGCAATGATTGGACTCTGTTTTTAGCTCTTCGCGTTTCCACCCATCCGTGGAAGATCTTGGTGTTTTTGTCCCCTAATTGCAGCCATGAGTTTTTGCTTTTCTGTTTCCagaaagcttcttcttctttatatgCTTTCTCTATCTCTAACCTCAACAATGATAGATGCTGTAGATTAGGGAAttgtttcttctcctcttcttccaaGCTCTGGCGCAGCTTCTTAATTCGCTCACTGGAGTTCACGTTTTGCTGATTTCTTCCAAGAAGACAGCTCTCTACGGCAAGATTTAATCCTATCAACAACCGAGCCTGTGCTCTTGCCATCCACAGCATTCCATCCTCTACGTATTATCTCCATCACTTTCGGCTTTGTGCACCATCTCTTATCAAAGGTGAAACGCCCCTTCTTCTTTGATCTTGTTGCCACTAACCTCATGAACACCGGTTTGTGATCCGATCCTGTCCGTTCCAAATACTCGATGTGTGTGCTTGGGAATAGTCTGAACCATTCAGCACTGCCAAAGGCTCTATCTAGGCGACACTGCACCATACTTTCTCCTTAATCCCATTATTGTTAATCTCTCGTACACCCACCCAAGAGAAACATCTCCAGAACTAGGAGGTTCCTGCAGCTTGCAATCTCTCTTCATCGCTCTGAAGTCAAAGAAGGAACTTTCTTCTCTCGCAGGACCTCCCAACTTTTCCCATTGTTCATAAGCTCATTAAAATCTCCTATTAGAAACCATCCACCATCTCTGCAGAGCGCGATATCTCTCAACTGCTCCCATACCTCAGTTCTTTTATGTCTCACCGGATCTCCATATATAAAAGACATATGGAACCGCAATGTTCCAATTGTCACTCGAGTATCAATGATCCTTGCAGACGAGGCCAGCACCTCAACTTCATAAGTACTTCTCCAAAACAGCGCCAAACCACCACCAAGTCCCACTGGGTCTAAAAAGCAGTGGTCATAACCCAACGAACTCTGAAACTTCCTCACATAGTCACTAGAGTTTTTAGTCTCTAGGAGAAACAAAAAATCCGGGAGATGTAGACGAACCATCTCCTCAAGGCGTCGAACTGTCGAGTTGCTTCTCAATcctcgacagttccaactgagCATCGTCATTGAGGACTGGATGGTTTCTGGTGAACCATCAAACCTTCATACTGTTTCGATACTTTAGAGGTAACTTCTCCTTCGTCCGTAGCCTTGCGCTTGAGAGGGCCCTCATCACTGCTCCTTACTTCCCTCTCTCCTTTAGACCCGACGTCTCTTCTCTTATTCTGGTTCCTACGAACCCATGAAGCACTGCTTCTCTTCGAACCACGGCTTCTGTTATCTCTCTCCGCTGGTAGAGATTGGTGACTACCCATAACAAAACCTCCTGCTCTTTGACCATGAGAGCGGTCTTCCTCAATTTGTTGTCCTCTATCCACTCCGGCAATCTTCTTCTGAGGCGAAATACGAAGCTTCTTTCCCAAGTTTTTAGCATGCTCTGTTACATAATCCACGACCTCCAAAGCTTCTTGTGGATTCTTGTAGTTTCCGCATGTTTTTCTGTTAATGGGAACTGCCGATGTGGgccgcgagctgatgactccaTGATATCTAGTGCCACTTCCCCTTCTACTCCTCTGAAGTCAAAGACTCTTCCCTTCTCCTTGCTTCTCTCCAGGGAGATCACTGGCGCTGATTCCAACCTCAGACAAGCTCTCTGTGCCAGAGGATCTCTTGACAGTTCATCAAGGGTTTTTTCATGCGTGCTTCCCTGATCCTTCTTTCCTCAGGATCTACACAATTCATGTAGATTCTCATCTCTTCAAAGACTTCAGGAGCTACCATCGTACTGTGAGGTTCAAAGCCTGGAGGTATCGATGGAGCAAGTAACGGCATCAGTGTTTCAGCTAGATTACTGTGGTGCTGACGTCCTTCCACGCTTTGGTTCTGTCCTGACCCTTGACCTCTATCAATCTCCTTGCCCTTCTTCTTCGCAGCCTGTATCACTGGGCATCTCAGTTTCTCGTGAGAGAGGCGGTAGCAGTGAAAGCACTTCTTTCTAACTCTCTCATACTCCACATCAATATACTCCACTCGTCCTCCGGGCAAGGTAAGTGATTTCTTGTCCCTAAGAGGTTGGTTAAGATCCACTATAACCTGGACTCTCACATAGTCGTTAAGCATGGGTTTGTCTGGATCATATTCCAGAACTTTCACGTGTCCAATCTCATCTGCAATCAAGTCTATCGTCTTCAATGTTAGGTAGTTCACCGGGATGTTCCTCAGACGTATCCACACCTCCGCTTTCTGAAGGAAATTCCTCGGTGGGTACTCCACCCATCTCTCCAAGGCTAGGCCCCAGTCATCAAAAGTCCAAAATCCCTGCTTAAGGACAGTTTGGATGTCTGTC includes:
- the LOC130505370 gene encoding uncharacterized protein LOC130505370, with the protein product MDARLLEGLQGMTLEEDKTIVIPEEDETFCALDRGGRSLMGRLLNPECQNMARMLRTMPKIWKVYERARGIALSRERFQFVFDLETDIQTVLKQGFWTFDDWGLALERWVEYPPRNFLQKAEVWIRLRNIPVNYLTLKTIDLIADEIGHVKVLEYDPDKPMLNDYVRVQVIVDLNQPLRDKKSLTLPGGRVEYIDVEYERVRKKCFHCYRLSHEKLRCPVIQAAKKKGKEIDRGQGSGQNQSVEGRQHHSNLAETLMPLLAPSIPPGFEPHSTMVAPEVFEEMRIYMNCVDPEERRIREARMKKPLMNCQEILWHRELNPQEALEVVDYVTEHAKNLGKKLRISPQKKIAGVDRGQQIEEDRSHGQRAGGFVMGSHQSLPAERDNRSRGSKRSSASWVRRNQNKRRDVGSKGEREVRSSDEGPLKRKATDEGEVTSKVSKQYEGLMVHQKPSSPQ